A single Methanolobus sp. ZRKC5 DNA region contains:
- a CDS encoding cobyric acid synthase — protein MENKKKAKKLLVLGTASDVGKSIMVTGLCKILSRKYKVAPFKAQNMSLNSWITKDGKEIGIAQAIQAKAAGVEPTADMNPVLLKPKGDRTSQVIVLGEPYADKTAGNYYDSIEEMHGVLRGALERLESEYDLIVMEGAGGAAEINLYDRDIVNIGTARITQAPIILVGDIESGGVFASLYGTKELLPEDVSKNLKGFVINKFRGDPAILEPGLKQLEDLTGVPVLGVLPYYKLNIPSEDSMAIRKKKGREENEDINDIDIAVVRLPRISNFTDFEPLERIANVRYVDLDENLGTPDCVIIPGTKNTVSDLQDLQKSGMDIQIRNLKGKAAIFGICGGYQMLGKVIHDSGIENGVEADYEGLGLLDIETSFGEYKKKTIQVQKEIVADGPIFKNIKGDEICGYEIHMGITKTPRTVFGDDGSTDESGTVVGTYLHGLFENENIRHALMIYLAEKKGVEYHPEKVTTEDEAYEELAEIIESCLDMNKIYKLIENQE, from the coding sequence ATGGAAAACAAGAAAAAAGCTAAGAAACTACTGGTATTGGGTACTGCATCAGATGTAGGCAAGAGCATAATGGTCACTGGCCTTTGCAAGATCCTTTCCAGAAAATATAAGGTTGCACCATTTAAGGCCCAGAACATGAGTCTCAACTCATGGATCACAAAAGACGGAAAAGAGATTGGAATTGCTCAGGCAATACAGGCCAAAGCTGCCGGAGTTGAGCCCACTGCTGACATGAATCCAGTTCTTCTCAAACCCAAAGGAGATAGAACATCACAGGTTATCGTACTTGGTGAACCCTATGCCGATAAGACCGCTGGCAATTATTACGATTCCATAGAGGAAATGCATGGCGTGCTCAGGGGAGCCCTTGAAAGACTTGAGTCTGAATATGATCTGATAGTCATGGAAGGAGCAGGTGGAGCTGCCGAGATCAACCTGTATGACAGGGATATCGTCAATATTGGAACCGCACGTATAACACAAGCACCCATCATACTTGTGGGAGATATCGAATCAGGCGGTGTTTTTGCAAGTCTCTACGGAACTAAAGAGCTTCTTCCTGAAGACGTCAGCAAGAACCTCAAAGGTTTCGTCATCAATAAGTTCAGAGGCGATCCTGCAATACTTGAACCCGGATTAAAGCAGTTGGAAGACCTGACAGGTGTACCCGTTCTTGGAGTTCTTCCATATTACAAGCTCAATATACCTTCTGAGGATTCAATGGCGATCAGGAAGAAAAAGGGAAGGGAAGAAAATGAAGATATCAACGATATTGACATTGCTGTAGTGCGCCTTCCAAGGATCTCCAATTTTACTGATTTCGAACCGCTAGAGAGGATTGCAAACGTCAGGTATGTTGATCTTGATGAAAATCTGGGAACACCCGATTGCGTGATAATCCCCGGTACGAAAAATACTGTCAGTGACTTGCAAGACCTTCAGAAAAGCGGTATGGACATCCAGATACGCAACCTCAAAGGAAAAGCAGCCATCTTTGGAATTTGTGGCGGTTATCAGATGCTTGGTAAAGTTATCCACGATTCCGGCATAGAGAACGGAGTTGAAGCAGACTATGAAGGACTTGGTTTGCTTGATATCGAAACATCATTCGGTGAATACAAGAAAAAGACCATTCAGGTCCAAAAAGAAATAGTAGCCGATGGCCCAATTTTCAAAAACATCAAAGGTGACGAGATATGTGGCTACGAGATACACATGGGCATAACCAAAACACCAAGAACTGTTTTTGGTGATGACGGTAGTACTGACGAGAGCGGCACTGTGGTGGGTACATACCTTCATGGACTTTTCGAAAACGAGAACATACGCCATGCACTCATGATATATCTTGCCGAAAAGAAAGGCGTAGAGTACCATCCTGAAAAAGTCACAACTGAAGATGAGGCATATGAAGAACTTGCAGAGATAATTGAGAGCTGCCTTGACATGAATAAGATATACAAACTCATCGAAAACCAGGAATAA
- a CDS encoding ferrous iron transport protein A: MNEKTLDFIEPETSVKVLKVAGQKSSRKRILDMGLTPGTRVDVIRRAPLGDPVEFKLKGYNLSLRKREAGTIMVEILE, from the coding sequence ATGAACGAAAAAACACTGGATTTCATCGAACCTGAAACATCCGTGAAGGTTCTGAAAGTAGCAGGGCAAAAGTCCTCAAGAAAAAGAATTCTTGACATGGGGCTCACTCCCGGAACAAGGGTGGACGTTATTCGCAGGGCACCCCTGGGTGACCCGGTGGAGTTCAAGCTTAAAGGCTACAATCTCTCTCTCAGAAAAAGAGAGGCTGGAACCATCATGGTCGAAATACTTGAGTAA
- the feoB gene encoding ferrous iron transport protein B, which yields MTEKITVAITGNPNVGKTSIFNAITDSKQHVGNWPGVTVERKIGKRVHNDIEMEIVDLPGTYSLTAYSLDEIIARDFIIEEKPDIVVQVIDATNLERNLYLTTQLMELGVKMIIALNMTDLALAKGDSIDAENMQEFLEIPVVSTIGSKGNGIEGLLDAVAGEIDKTQFTESVFTYEEEIENNADELGSILGTDPYFAHYPLRWFSMKLLEGDENIIKKARESDSYTRINEILSKIDADSLEAKIADQRYKTIQAMLRQVCDINTEHLSGSDMVDRVVTNRVLGIPIFLSLMWAAFEITFTFATPFMNIIDIFFGWLAETATNVINIPWLASLVGEGMIAGVGSVLIFLPNILLLFFMLSLMEDSGYMSRAAFIMDKLMSKIGLHGKSFIPLIMGFGCNVPAIMATRTIEDTRDRLITILITPFMSCGARLPVYVLLAGAFFGRDAGVVIFSLYAFGILVAIVSAKLMRSTILRGEDAPFIMELPSYKIPTLKGSTIHMWERGKIYLKKAGTIILIGVVGVWLLASIPAPGSGGIFASEEIYGSTNSVIGVIGVMLEPLVAPLGFDWRIAVALLFGVVAKEIVVGSMGVLYGVGENEASLSAVLAAGAMTPLAGLGLMVFTLLYAPCFACIGVIKRETGSWKWTMFQLLYGTGLAWGSAFVVYQVGSRMGLLA from the coding sequence ATGACAGAAAAAATAACGGTAGCCATTACCGGCAACCCCAATGTTGGAAAGACCTCCATATTCAATGCAATAACAGATTCAAAACAACACGTTGGAAACTGGCCCGGAGTAACCGTTGAGAGAAAGATAGGAAAAAGAGTCCACAATGACATTGAAATGGAAATTGTAGACCTTCCCGGAACCTATAGTCTTACAGCTTATTCACTTGACGAGATAATAGCACGTGATTTCATTATTGAAGAAAAGCCGGACATTGTAGTGCAGGTTATAGATGCAACAAATCTTGAAAGGAACCTTTACCTCACGACCCAGTTGATGGAACTGGGAGTGAAAATGATCATCGCACTCAATATGACCGACCTTGCACTAGCAAAAGGTGACAGCATTGATGCGGAGAATATGCAGGAATTCCTCGAAATACCCGTAGTATCCACAATCGGAAGTAAAGGAAATGGGATAGAAGGTCTTCTTGATGCAGTTGCAGGAGAGATAGATAAGACGCAGTTCACAGAGAGCGTGTTCACCTACGAAGAAGAAATAGAGAACAATGCTGATGAACTTGGATCGATCCTTGGAACTGATCCTTATTTTGCACATTATCCGTTACGATGGTTCAGCATGAAGTTGCTTGAGGGCGACGAGAATATAATTAAAAAAGCAAGGGAAAGCGATAGCTATACCCGTATAAATGAGATACTCAGCAAAATAGATGCTGATAGTTTAGAGGCAAAAATAGCAGACCAGAGATACAAGACCATACAGGCCATGCTAAGGCAGGTTTGTGACATCAACACTGAACATCTTAGCGGTTCGGACATGGTTGACCGCGTGGTGACAAACAGAGTTCTTGGAATACCTATATTTCTGTCTTTGATGTGGGCAGCTTTTGAGATTACCTTCACTTTTGCCACACCCTTCATGAATATAATAGACATATTCTTCGGATGGCTCGCAGAAACTGCCACAAATGTCATTAATATCCCATGGCTGGCATCCCTTGTAGGAGAAGGAATGATAGCAGGTGTCGGGTCGGTACTGATATTCCTGCCCAACATCCTCTTGCTCTTCTTCATGCTCTCCCTGATGGAAGACAGCGGATACATGTCAAGAGCTGCATTCATCATGGACAAACTGATGAGCAAGATCGGATTGCACGGCAAGTCATTCATTCCCCTTATAATGGGATTCGGATGTAACGTTCCTGCCATAATGGCAACACGTACCATCGAAGACACCAGAGACAGGCTCATTACCATACTTATCACACCTTTCATGTCATGCGGAGCAAGGCTGCCGGTCTATGTGTTGTTGGCAGGTGCCTTCTTCGGAAGAGATGCAGGTGTTGTGATCTTCAGTTTGTATGCTTTTGGAATACTTGTCGCGATAGTAAGTGCAAAACTCATGCGAAGTACAATACTAAGAGGTGAAGATGCACCTTTCATTATGGAACTCCCTTCATACAAGATACCTACACTCAAAGGAAGTACCATCCACATGTGGGAAAGAGGCAAGATATACCTCAAAAAAGCAGGAACTATCATACTCATAGGTGTTGTTGGAGTATGGTTACTTGCATCAATTCCGGCACCTGGAAGTGGAGGGATCTTTGCTTCCGAGGAAATTTATGGCAGCACAAATTCCGTAATAGGCGTCATTGGAGTAATGTTAGAACCCCTTGTAGCGCCCCTTGGATTTGACTGGAGAATTGCTGTAGCATTATTGTTCGGCGTTGTTGCAAAAGAAATAGTCGTTGGTTCCATGGGTGTACTCTATGGAGTAGGCGAGAATGAAGCAAGTCTTTCAGCCGTACTTGCAGCTGGAGCAATGACACCCCTTGCAGGTCTGGGGCTAATGGTGTTCACTCTTCTGTACGCACCATGTTTTGCCTGTATAGGAGTTATCAAAAGAGAAACAGGTTCATGGAAATGGACCATGTTCCAATTACTTTACGGCACAGGACTTGCATGGGGAAGTGCATTTGTTGTGTACCAGGTTGGCAGCAGAATGGGACTACTTGCCTGA
- a CDS encoding FeoC-like transcriptional regulator has product MVVGYKFFLKRIATIMDSKENLIIWTIAGRLNLRQDEFRNLLNIMEKKGDIECTAEGEISCGGNCPGCSKLCAGPELSAGNSKIKSYRLTEKGRKNCGRVS; this is encoded by the coding sequence ATGGTAGTCGGTTACAAATTTTTCCTGAAAAGAATAGCCACAATAATGGACTCCAAAGAGAATCTCATCATCTGGACCATTGCTGGTAGGCTCAACCTCAGGCAAGATGAATTCAGGAACCTCCTGAACATCATGGAAAAAAAAGGAGATATAGAGTGTACAGCTGAAGGAGAAATTAGCTGCGGCGGGAACTGTCCAGGGTGTTCAAAGCTCTGCGCAGGCCCTGAACTATCTGCAGGGAACAGTAAAATAAAATCCTACAGGCTGACGGAAAAAGGCAGGAAAAATTGCGGAAGAGTGTCCTGA
- the trpD gene encoding anthranilate phosphoribosyltransferase, producing the protein MKDYIKKVSEKQNLTIMEAEDAITQIFTEATDAQIAGLLIGLKMKGETPEEIAGFATGMKKAANTIAPEVTGVLVDVVGTGGDRHNTINVSTAAAIVTAAAGVAVAKHGNRSITSLSGSADVLKELGIKVDKSPEEVKASIEKDGIGFMFAPIFHPAMKRVGPIRQEMGVRTVFNMLGPLTNPANAKTQLVGVFDKKLCEPFAQVMKKLGVERAMIVHGDGMDEISNISETYVAELKDGKISTYTLTPEELGIKRAKANDIVGGTPKENALDIIYILKGEKGPKRDIIVMNSAAALYVAGKAGSVKEAIPMIEEILDSGRAMEKLLEFSDNNNIQEVIHEAASKSEDMRNAVC; encoded by the coding sequence ATGAAGGACTACATAAAGAAAGTAAGTGAAAAGCAGAACCTCACAATAATGGAAGCAGAGGACGCTATCACACAGATATTCACAGAGGCCACTGATGCACAAATTGCCGGCCTCCTCATAGGCCTGAAAATGAAAGGGGAGACTCCTGAAGAGATCGCAGGTTTTGCCACCGGGATGAAAAAAGCCGCAAATACAATTGCACCGGAAGTTACCGGTGTGCTCGTGGATGTCGTGGGCACCGGTGGTGACAGGCACAATACCATCAATGTTTCGACTGCAGCAGCCATCGTAACTGCAGCAGCCGGTGTAGCCGTTGCAAAACACGGTAACCGTTCTATAACCTCTCTTTCAGGAAGTGCTGACGTGCTGAAGGAACTCGGTATAAAGGTGGACAAATCACCTGAAGAAGTAAAAGCATCGATCGAAAAAGATGGCATCGGTTTCATGTTTGCACCAATATTCCATCCTGCGATGAAAAGGGTCGGACCCATTAGACAGGAAATGGGAGTCAGGACCGTGTTCAATATGCTCGGGCCCCTTACAAATCCTGCAAATGCAAAAACTCAGCTTGTTGGTGTTTTTGACAAGAAGCTATGCGAACCATTTGCCCAGGTAATGAAAAAGCTCGGTGTTGAAAGAGCAATGATAGTTCACGGAGACGGCATGGATGAGATATCCAATATATCCGAAACATATGTTGCCGAACTCAAGGACGGAAAGATCAGCACCTATACACTCACTCCTGAAGAGCTTGGGATCAAGAGAGCAAAAGCAAATGATATTGTAGGCGGCACACCGAAAGAGAACGCACTTGACATAATATACATCCTCAAAGGTGAAAAAGGACCTAAGAGAGATATTATAGTAATGAACTCCGCCGCGGCCCTTTATGTTGCTGGCAAAGCTGGCTCCGTAAAAGAAGCCATTCCAATGATCGAAGAGATACTTGATAGTGGTAGAGCCATGGAGAAACTACTGGAATTCAGTGATAACAACAACATCCAAGAGGTTATACATGAAGCAGCTTCCAAGAGTGAAGATATGCGGAATGCAGTCTGCTGA
- a CDS encoding phosphoribosylanthranilate isomerase yields MKQLPRVKICGMQSAEDIELAVSYGADAVGFITEVPVNTHRKLDVQTAAELVKSVPFFVDSVLVIMPSDGQQALELIEKVKPDVVQLHNELSPEEIEIIRNGTHQKIIRTFTIPVESKELPAKLVTELDALLDNDLIDGILLDSGKAGTSGGTGAVHDWSISRQVVENTNIPVILAGGLNPENVRDAVKEVRPFAVDTASGVETNKIKDPAKIRRFIKEVRCING; encoded by the coding sequence ATGAAGCAGCTTCCAAGAGTGAAGATATGCGGAATGCAGTCTGCTGAAGACATAGAACTGGCAGTAAGCTATGGAGCTGATGCTGTTGGTTTTATCACAGAGGTTCCTGTGAACACACACAGAAAACTGGATGTACAAACAGCAGCAGAGCTTGTAAAATCAGTACCCTTCTTCGTGGACTCAGTACTTGTGATAATGCCATCTGACGGTCAACAGGCACTGGAACTTATAGAGAAGGTAAAACCAGATGTTGTACAGCTTCACAATGAGCTCAGCCCTGAAGAAATAGAGATCATACGCAACGGCACGCACCAGAAGATCATAAGGACATTTACCATACCTGTAGAAAGCAAAGAATTGCCTGCAAAGCTTGTGACTGAACTGGATGCACTACTTGACAATGACCTGATAGACGGCATACTTCTGGATTCGGGCAAAGCAGGAACCAGTGGTGGCACAGGCGCGGTGCATGACTGGTCAATAAGCAGGCAGGTAGTGGAAAATACAAATATCCCGGTAATACTTGCCGGTGGACTTAATCCTGAAAATGTGCGGGATGCCGTAAAAGAGGTCAGGCCATTTGCCGTGGACACTGCCTCAGGTGTAGAGACAAATAAAATAAAAGACCCTGCAAAAATACGCAGGTTCATAAAAGAGGTCAGGTGTATCAATGGTTGA
- the trpE gene encoding anthranilate synthase component I has product MVDFDLTKDDFTSLIENSQKPAIVQLMTKVDSICTPLQLYATLQNASHSYLLESVEKEKRHARYSFVGYEPEMVVSIKDNYLTIECQMNSELTKHIYSKLKSMGNIESLIGGKFRLKISEDEDALAAFRKIYPTSTDTTLLNQKRFDRQTFLGGAIGYNSYDLVYDSWLDIDKKPDADTPDMHFAIMSKTFVFDHITNETYIVITPFVTETSDLDAVYEHAYSEALLMERSLQMASVIGISEDIPAVDSEKPVANTDQAAYEDAVLKAKQHIIDGDIFQVVISRRYTVKMKQTPLQLYIRLRNINPSPYMYIFNFKDIGIVGASPETLMTVYDRKVITNPIAGTCPRGKDEEEDKVLAAEMLEDKKECAEHVMLVDLGRNDVRMVSKGGTVKVDDLMSVVKYSHLQHIESTVSGDLRDECDQFDATRAIFPAGTLSGAPKIRAMEIIDNLEPESRGIYGGGVGYYSWNGDADFAIVIRTVMIKNNTAYVQAGAGIVADSDPTYEYNETERKMAAMIKAIGGK; this is encoded by the coding sequence ATGGTTGATTTTGATCTTACTAAAGATGATTTTACATCCCTTATTGAAAATTCACAGAAGCCTGCAATCGTGCAGCTTATGACAAAAGTGGATAGCATATGTACGCCCCTGCAGTTGTACGCAACCTTGCAGAATGCAAGTCATTCCTATCTGCTTGAATCTGTCGAAAAGGAAAAAAGACATGCAAGATATTCATTTGTAGGTTATGAACCGGAGATGGTAGTATCTATAAAGGACAACTACCTGACAATCGAATGCCAGATGAACTCCGAGCTTACAAAACATATCTATAGCAAACTAAAGTCCATGGGAAACATTGAATCCCTTATTGGTGGCAAGTTCAGGTTAAAGATCAGCGAAGATGAAGATGCACTTGCAGCTTTTAGAAAAATATACCCCACCAGTACCGATACAACGCTACTTAACCAGAAACGCTTTGACAGGCAGACCTTCCTGGGAGGTGCAATCGGTTACAACAGTTACGACCTTGTTTACGATTCCTGGTTAGACATCGACAAAAAACCTGATGCTGACACACCGGACATGCATTTTGCCATCATGTCGAAGACCTTTGTCTTTGACCACATAACCAACGAAACCTACATAGTGATCACACCTTTCGTGACAGAAACAAGTGACTTGGATGCTGTTTACGAGCATGCATACTCCGAGGCACTGTTGATGGAAAGGTCACTGCAGATGGCATCCGTAATAGGAATAAGTGAAGATATTCCTGCGGTAGATTCTGAAAAACCTGTTGCCAATACTGATCAGGCAGCTTACGAGGATGCAGTACTAAAGGCAAAACAGCACATTATTGATGGTGATATTTTCCAGGTCGTGATCTCCCGAAGATACACTGTCAAAATGAAACAAACACCCCTGCAACTCTACATCAGGCTCAGGAACATCAACCCAAGTCCTTACATGTATATCTTCAACTTCAAGGACATTGGAATAGTGGGTGCAAGCCCTGAAACACTCATGACAGTGTACGACAGGAAAGTAATAACAAATCCGATAGCAGGTACATGTCCACGAGGAAAGGATGAAGAAGAGGATAAAGTACTTGCCGCTGAAATGCTAGAGGACAAGAAAGAATGTGCTGAGCATGTAATGCTCGTAGACCTCGGACGCAATGATGTCAGGATGGTCTCTAAAGGTGGAACTGTTAAAGTCGATGACCTTATGAGTGTTGTGAAATACTCACATCTGCAACATATCGAGAGCACGGTGAGCGGGGATCTAAGGGATGAATGCGACCAGTTCGATGCCACAAGAGCGATATTCCCTGCCGGAACATTGTCCGGTGCACCGAAAATAAGGGCAATGGAAATAATAGATAACCTTGAGCCTGAATCAAGAGGAATATACGGCGGTGGCGTGGGATATTATTCATGGAATGGCGATGCTGATTTTGCAATTGTCATAAGGACTGTGATGATAAAGAACAACACAGCCTATGTACAGGCAGGGGCAGGCATCGTGGCTGACTCTGACCCGACATACGAATATAATGAAACGGAAAGAAAAATGGCTGCAATGATAAAGGCGATAGGAGGAAAATAA
- a CDS encoding aminodeoxychorismate/anthranilate synthase component II: MKILFIDNKDSFVWNLVDFVSIFEPDTVVVTNTITIEEVKDMKPDGIIISPGPGTPHKAEDVGTCIDIIREFGAEIPILGVCFGHQAINTAFGGTIDHAIGGPIHGKTSDISHDNSTLFANLKGGFKGGRYHSLAIKELAADLKVTAKTDDDIIMAVEHNEYPIYGVQFHPESILTDEGVKIIRNFLRVIEGMHKD; the protein is encoded by the coding sequence ATGAAAATATTGTTCATCGACAATAAAGACTCCTTCGTATGGAACCTTGTAGATTTTGTTTCCATATTCGAGCCGGACACAGTAGTCGTTACCAACACGATTACCATTGAAGAGGTTAAGGACATGAAACCAGATGGAATCATCATTTCACCCGGACCCGGCACACCTCACAAAGCAGAAGATGTCGGAACATGTATTGACATTATCAGAGAATTTGGAGCAGAGATTCCCATACTTGGAGTATGTTTTGGACACCAGGCCATAAATACTGCATTTGGAGGGACCATCGACCATGCAATTGGAGGACCGATACATGGTAAAACGTCCGATATAAGCCATGACAATTCAACGCTCTTTGCTAACCTAAAAGGTGGTTTCAAGGGCGGAAGATATCACTCCCTTGCCATAAAGGAACTAGCTGCTGACCTGAAAGTTACCGCGAAGACAGATGATGACATCATCATGGCCGTTGAGCACAATGAATATCCGATCTATGGAGTGCAGTTCCATCCGGAATCCATCCTTACCGATGAAGGAGTTAAGATCATCAGAAACTTCCTCAGGGTAATCGAGGGGATGCACAAGGATTAA
- a CDS encoding adenylate kinase family protein encodes MLIGITGTPGTGKTSVTKLMENDPSYQVIHLNELIKEEKLYCEVDTERDCVVADMDLVYNRVLELQDKLYPVTIVDSHLSHHIADIVIVLRTSPEKLKERLEKRKYSVEKVRENLEAEALDIILAEAVDWCEKVFELNTTGGTVDGTFKDIGKIIKALKRGETEEIEQAYRPGSVDWSDYLFD; translated from the coding sequence ATGCTTATCGGTATCACAGGAACACCGGGAACAGGGAAGACATCTGTTACAAAACTAATGGAAAATGACCCATCATATCAGGTTATCCACCTCAACGAGCTCATCAAAGAAGAGAAGCTCTACTGCGAAGTGGATACAGAAAGGGACTGCGTCGTTGCTGACATGGACCTGGTATATAACAGGGTTCTGGAACTGCAGGATAAATTATATCCTGTCACCATAGTTGACAGCCATCTCTCACACCATATTGCTGATATCGTTATTGTGCTGAGGACATCGCCTGAAAAACTGAAAGAAAGATTGGAAAAAAGGAAGTATTCAGTTGAAAAAGTACGGGAAAACCTCGAAGCAGAAGCCCTGGACATCATCCTGGCGGAAGCGGTGGACTGGTGCGAGAAGGTCTTTGAACTTAATACGACAGGAGGAACTGTGGATGGAACCTTCAAGGATATCGGGAAAATAATAAAGGCACTTAAGAGAGGAGAAACAGAAGAAATCGAACAGGCTTACAGACCAGGGTCTGTGGACTGGAGCGATTACTTATTTGATTAG